In Rhizobium glycinendophyticum, the DNA window TTCCACTGCCCACCGACCGGCAGATCGCCCTCTTCGAGCAGAACACGGTGCCGTCTGCGCATCTCGCGGTAGAAATACTCCATCCGCAACTGCTTGCGATCGCGCCGCCAGTCCTGAAAGTCAGCGATCGAACAGATAAACCGATCATCATCGCGAATCTCTACGGGAACGCCAAGCTGTTCAGTCCAGGAGGCAATCTCGGACGCGAGACGCCATTCGCCACACTCCGTCGTCACAACACCGCCCGCACCCGTCGCCGAGATGGCCCGCCGTACCTCCTCGACAAGATCCTGACAATTGTCCGGATCATCCAGCGTCACATAGCGGACCGTGACGCCACGCGCCTTTAGCTCTTGGCAAAAGTGCCGCATGGCGGAAAAGAGGAAGGCAATCTTTTTTTTGTGATGCCGCACATAGGTCGCCTCCGACATCACTTCGGCCATGAGGACGACGGACCCGCTGTCGACATCGCGAAGCGCAGAAAGAGAGTGGCTTAACTGATCGCCAAGAACCAGATGCAGGCGGATGTTCGAATTCACCATTCGACAGGCTGCCCATCGTACGCAAAAAAGCCCCCGGTTTGTGCGGGCTCGAGGCGATCCAGCACGGATAGCATATTTTCAACGCTTTCGCCGGGCGAAACCCGGTCATGGCCCTTGGAAAAGCCGCCCGAAAAACCGGTATCAACTGAACCAGGGTGGAGGCTCACCACGACAGACTTTGGCCTAAGACGCGATATTTCGATCGCGGAGGTCCGCATGATCTGGTTGAGCGCCGCTTTGGACGATCGATAGGATATCCATCCGCCGAGCCTGTTGTCGCCGATCGACCCGACGCGCGCCGACAGCACGGTGAAAACACTTTTGCCCTCGTTCGAAAGAAGCGGCGCAAAATGCTTGATGGCAAGAGCCGGTCCGATGGCATTGAGAGCGAATTGCGCCGCCATCACATCGGCCCGGATCGCCTTGATCGTCTTTTCAGGCCCATTGCCGTCGATCACCAATGCGCCGGTTGCGACGATCACCAACTCGAAACGCCGTTCCGCCTCTGTGAACCTGGCCGCTGCCGCAGCAACACTTTCTTCCTTCGTAACATCGAATCTATCGTCGCTACGGGAAAGACCAATGACGTCGGCGCAGGCCGGATCTGAGCGTAAGCGCTCGACAAAGGCTCGACCTATTCCTCCACTCGATCCGAGAACGAGCGCGCGGTAGTGTCCACCCAGCGATGTCATTACGGAGGTGTCTGGCATGGTCGGCTCCTGACTGGTATTTTCCAACGACTACGTCTCGGAGGCGGTAACCGGATCAGGCGCAAATTGTCTCAATCTAACGAAAGCGGGCCGACATAGACGGGCATGGTGCCGGGATCGATCTCAAGCAGCCGGCAGATAAGTCCGGCGATCTCGATCTGGCTCAAGGCCGCATCGGCACCAAGCCGGAACCCGAGGCTATAGAAAGGGACCTCTGTCTCTGCTGCCGTCGGACCTGCGTGATTGCCGTCGTCGCCCATGCCGTGATCGGCGGTGACAATAATGCAGTAGCCCGCAGCCAGCCATCCGGGTAGATGGCGTGCAAGCAGATCACCCTGGGTTCGCGCCGCATTCCGATAACCAACGCTGTCTCCGCCATGCTTGTGGCCAGCATCATCGACGTTCATCGGGTGCAGCAACAGGAAATCGGGCTGCTTTGCCCGGATAAGCCACTCAGCATCTGCAAAGAGATGGCTGTCGGGATAATCGTCGTCCCAGTAGAAGAGCCCATGTGTGATGTCGCCTGTCCCATCGATCAAGATGCGGTCACGGTGGCGATCGAACGGGCATGACAAATAAAGCTCTGAGACCCAATGATAGGCGGCTGCAGCTGTCACTTTTCCGGCTTCCCGGCAGCGGGCAAAGAGATTGTGGCCCTCGGAGCGTCGGACAACACCATTGCTGACCACGCCGTGATCGACAGGTTTGCGCCCCGTCAGAAGCGTTTCGTAAAGCGGCCGCGACATCGCCGGCAGTTCGCATCTCAGTTTAAGAACCGCCGCACGGCCCGTTTCGACCAAGCCTTCCAAATAGCCGAGACAGACACGGGCCGCGTCGTAACGCAGCCCGTCAAGAACGATGAGAATAACTTTGGTCATGACGCGCAACTTGCCACGCGGCAAACGAAAAGCAATCCCCTCAAGCTTGTATCAGAGGATCGGCTTGCCGCCCGTCACTGCAATCGTCGCACCTGATACATAGCTGGAGAGCGGATCGGCGAGCATGACATAGGCCGTCTGCAATTCTGCCGGCTGTCCCGGCCGTCCCATCGGCACCTGCTTGCCGAAGTTCTTCACCGAATCCTCAGGCATCGTGGAGGGAATAAGCGGCGTCCAGATTGGACCCGGGGCAACGCAATTGGCCCGGATGCCCTTTTCCGCCAGCATCTGTGCAAGACCAGCCGTGAAGTTCTGGATCGCGCCCTTGGTGGTCGCATAGGCCAGCAGATGCGGGCTCGGGCTATCCGAATTGATGGACGCCGTGTTGATGATGGATCCACCCTTCTGCATGTGAGGGACGGCTGCCTTGGTCAGGTAGAACATGGCGTGGATATTGACGCGGAAGGTGAGTTCCCATTCCTCGTCCGGAATCTCGGTAATGTCATCAAAGGTCGCCTGATGCGCGGCATTGTTGACGAGAATGTCAAGACCGCCGAGTTCATCGACAGCCGTATCGACGATCTTTCGGCAATGATCCGCGTTCTGGATATCACCGGGAACCAGAACGGCCTTACGTCCCGCCTCCTCGACCAGGCGCTTGGTTTCTTCGGCGTCGGTCTGTTCATCGATATAAGAGATCAACACATCCGCACCTTCGCGCGCATAGGCGATCGCAACAGCGCGTCCAATCCCGCTGTCACCGCCTGTAATGATCGCTTTCAACCCGGTGAGCTTGCCGGAACCCTTGTAGCTCTTCTCACCATGGTCGGGCCTCGGGTTCATGTCGGCGGTCTGGCCTGGCATCGGAACTTTCGGCTGGTCGAACGGCGGGGTTGGATAGTCTGCCATGATGCATCTCCTTGTCTGGGGTCTGGGGTCAAACCGGTCAGGAGAGCAGAGGTTCCGAAGTTCGCGACGATCGCCAAACAGCAAAAGGCCGGCTCAAAGCCGGCCTTCAACAATCAGATTGAGATCAGTGACGCCAGACGGCAACGGCTTGCGGCTCCAGCACCCCCCCACCCAGGACCGGCTTTGAACCAGCAGGCAACGCCCAGTTTTCCGTACCGTAGTTGAAGGCGAAGGTCAGGTCGCCACGTCGGCGGATGCGGATATAATCGGGCACCGGAAGCGTTTCCAGCTTGGCCTTCTCGGCGGCGAGGGACAGGAGACTGCCGAGAAGGGCCTCGTCCGCCCAGCAGGCGAGATAAAGTATGTTACCCTTCTTGGTCAGAGCCGGATCCCCATTGTGGAAGCGGGCGAGTACCTCGCCTGAAGCCTCGAGGGTTTCACGCCAGCGAATGCCAGCGCCTGCAATCGCTCCCGAAACCTTGTCCGATAAACCCGGCCTCAACGTAGAGACCTGGATGACCCGGTTGCCAGTTGCATACCCGAGCGGCCCGGGCGGCAGGTTGGACGGAATGACGAAATTTCGATCCCGCGAACCCGTTCGCGCGCCGATCAGCACTGTTCCGGTCGCAGCTTCGAGTGCTGCACGAGCCTCTTCGGTGACTTCCGTCATGCAGGGCACGACCACGAGCGCGTACCCGTCAAGCGAAGCACCCGGGCGGACAAAGTCGACGTCGAGGCCAAGGCGGCGAAGCCCCTCATACCAGCGGAAGCACAATTCCTCGTATCGGAAATCCTTACCCTGCGGCTGGATCATCGTCGTCCAGTAGCTCTGGTAGTCGAAAACCAGGGCCACAGACGCTTGCTGCGTCACAGGCAGCGGTCCAAGTGCGGCAAGCTCGCCTGCGACCCGCTGCGCCTCAAGACCGCCCGGAGAAAGCTCATCGAGGCCCGCCAAGTTCAGGCCGGCATGCATCTGCTCCTGCGCGAAGGTCGCCTGACGCCAGCGGAAATAGCTGACCACGTCTGCGCCATGCGCAAGCGCCTCCCAAGTCCAAAGCCGCACCATGCCTGGCTTCGGCACCGGGTTCCACGGCGCCCAGTTCACCGGCCCCGGCTGCTGCTCCATCACCCAGAAGCGGCCCTTGCCGACGGCACGGTAGAGATCGTGGTGATAGGGCGCGATATCGGGATGCGAAGTCTCGGCCCAGCGATTGCGCTCGACCTCCGAGAAAGGAAACTTTTCCACGAAACCGATCGGATAGCTATCCCAGGAAGCGAGATCGAGATTGTCGCCGACCTTGAAGTGGTCGAAGTCGGAGACAAAGCCCATGAAATTGTGGGTGATCCACCGCTCGGGCGAATGCTTGCGGATGATCTCGCACTGCATCTTGTCATAGGCCGCGACCTGATCCGAATGAAAGCGCCAAAAATCTAGCCGCGTGGCCGGATTGGGCTCCGTCACCGTCAGGTTCGGCAGTGCCACCTCATCGAAGCTCTTGAGTTCCATCGACCAGAAGACCGAGCCCCAAGCTTCGTTCAGCTGATCGGTCGACTGGTAGCGGAGCCGCAGCCAGCTCTTGAAGCCTTTCAGATCTTCCGGCCCCCATGACACTGTCGTATCATGGCAGCCATATTCGTTATCGGTCTGCCAGCCGACGAGACCTGGATGATGACCGTAACGTTCGGCGACGATTTCGACGATGCGGGCGCTTTCCGTCCACCATGTCTCCGAGGAAAATGTGTAATGGCGACGTGAGCCAAAACCGCGCGGACGACCCTGCTCGTCATAGGGAATGATGTCAGGATGTTCGTCCACCAGCCACTTCGGCGGCGTGGCGGTCGGCGTGCCGAGCACGATCTTCAACCCAGCGGCGTGAAGGATGTCCATCGCGCGGTCGAGCCATGCGAAGTCGAACTCGCCGCGACGCGGCTCAAGCCGTGACCAGGCGAACTCGCCGATCCGCACGAAGGAGATGCCCAGTTCGCGCATGCGGCGCGCATCGGTTTCCCACCGGGTCTCATCCCAGTGTTCCGGATAGTAGCAGACGCCCAGCATTATCGTGTGAGATCCCCGTTGACGACGGCCATGCCGTCCTTATCGAACAGATGGCAGGCCTTGGCATTGATGCCGAGCTTCAGCGTGTCGCCGGGACGCTCGGTCGCGAGACCGTCAGCCTTGACGGCCAGCTCTGAGCCGTCTGCCAAGGTCACGAAGAATAGCGTTTCGGAGCCCAGATATTCGGCGTATCGGACCGTGGCCTCGATCACCACATCACCCTTGCCCGTCGCGTCCACGTGCTCCGGACGCAAACCAAAAGTCATCTCTCCAGATGTCACGGTCCGTCCGCCGGTCGGAAGGCTGATTGATGCACCGGGAAGGGAGACGACCGCTCCTCCGCCATCGATAGAAGAGACCTTAACCTTCAGGAAATTCATCTTCGGAGAGCCTATAAAACCCGCAACAAACAGGTTGTTTGGCCGGTGGTAAAGTTCGAGCGGCGAACCCACCTGCTCGATCTTTCCCGCCGACAACACCACGATCTTGTCGGCCATGGTCATGGCCTCGACCTGATCATGGGTAACGTAGATCATCGTGGCCTTGAGGTCTTGATGCAGCTTGGAAAGTTCCGTGCGCATCTGGACGCGAAGCGCCGCATCGAGGTTGGACAGCGGTTCGTCGAACAGGAACACTTCCGGATTGCGCACGATGGCGCGACCGATGGCGACACGCTGACGCTGACCGCCGGAGAGCTGGCCTGGCTTGCGTTGGAGAAGCGGTTCTAGCTGCAGCAGTTTGGCGGCAACCGCAGTGCGTTGGGCAATCTCCGCCTTTGGATGCCCGGTCATCTTCAGACCGAAACCGATGTTATCCTCGACCGTCATATGAGGGTAAAGCGCATAGGACTGGAAGACCATGGCGACACCGCGCTCCGACGGACCGACACTGGTCATGTCCTTGCCACCGATCGAAAGTCCGCCCGAGGTGATGTCCTCAAGGCCCGCAATCATGCGGAGCAGCGTGGACTTGCCGCAGCCCGACGGGCCGACAAACACGCAGAACTCGCCGTCCTTGACATCGAGGTCGACGCCCTTGATGACGCTCAAGGAGCCGAACTGTTTCTTGACGCCGCGAAGGCTCACGTCAGCCATGGGTCTTGTCTCCCTTTGAAGGAATGAGTTCGAGGAGAAGGGCGCTTTCCGGCTGCAACATCGGTAGCGGCAGGCCAGATAGCCCGGCATTGTTCAGATCGAAACTGACATTGCCCGACAGTAGCCTCTTCTGCCCCTCGGAGATTCGGATGAAGCTTGGTTCGACGGGGAGGATCTTGGCGATCGTCCACTGGCCACCAATCTGCGTGACGCTGTCCGGCAACCTCAACGGCACCGGCTGTTCACCAACCATCTGCGGCCCCTGCGCCACGATCACCACGATGCGCTCGTCACTGGACGCACCCCAGACGTAACGCCCATCGAGCGGCTCAATGCGGAAGCTTGCACCCGGTGCATGGAAAAGGTCACGCAGGCGTTTGTAGGTCTCGATATAGACCTTCAGTTCGGAGCGTTCTTCATCCGTCAGTTCGAGTGGGTTTAGCTCGACACCGAGATGGTAGGCGAGCGCAATGATGGCCCGGAAGGAGAGGCTGTGACGCCGACCCGTCTGGTGATTAGGGGACGCGGAAATATGGCTGCCGAGGATTTCCGGCGGCACGAAGACGGACGCGCCGCGCTGGATTTCCAGCCGCTCCAAGGCATCGGTGCAATCCGACGTCCACACGCGATGGGTGCGGGCAAGAGCGCCGTAGTCGATACGCCCACCACCGGAAGCGCAGCTTTCAATCTCGACATCGGGATGGGCGGCGCGAACGCGGTCCATGAGCGCGTAGACAGCTCGCGTCTGGGCCGCAATCTTTGGCTTTCCGTCGCGACCAGCCGCATGCGTAAGGTCTCGGTTCATGTCCCATTTGATGTAGGACACCGCGTGGTTGGAGAGTACGGCGTCGATCTTGCCGAACAGGTAATCGGACACGTCAGGACGCGAAACGTCTAGCACCAGTTGGGTGCGTGATTCCAGAATCGGACGGCCCTCAATCGTCAACGCCCAGTCCGGATGTTCCTTGTAGAGTTCAGAAACAGGGTTGACCATTTCCGGCTCGAACCAGATGCCAAACTGCATACCGAGACCGGTGACGTGATCAACCAGTGGCTTCAAGCCGCTGGGGTATTTGCGCGGGTCGATATCCCAGTCGCCGAGGCTCGTCGTGTCGTTGTCACGCTTGCCGAACCAACCGTCGTCGAGCACGAAGCGCTCGATGCCGAGTTCGGCAGCAGCCGTAGCCTGAGCCTTCAGAGAATCCATCTGATGGTCGAAGTAATTGCCTTCCCAGGTATTGAGTGTCACCGGGCGCGGGCTCATGGTCCCGCTTGGCCATGTCGTCAGTTCTTCGCGGACGAAGGCATGGAAGTCCTCCGTGTCGGCACCGGCATAGGCGATCGGGCTCTGATAGCTTTCGCCGGGCCCAAGGATGATCTCACCGGGTTCGAACAGCTCACCGAGATGAACCAGACGACGACCGTCGTCGGTGCGGTCGATGACGATCTGATGGTTGCCGCTGAAGCCGAGGGTCACCCCGAAGATCTGGGTTTCGCTTTCGATGAATAGCATCGGGAAGCGATCGTGCGAGGTGCGGCCGCGGCGGTTCTCCTGGATCCAGGTGCCATTGCCCAGAAGCTCGCGCCGCGTCTGAAATTCGCGGCCCCATATGCCGGTAAAGCTCATCACCTGCACGTCACCTGCAGGCGCCAGGAAGGTCCCCGACATGCAGCGGTCGAGCTGGTAGTCTTCATGCCCGGTATTGGTAAGCGTGGTGGCCATGGATATGAGGCCCGACGCGTGGGCGGTCAGCGTAATTGCAAGCGAGAGACAGGCGACGGCGTCCACGCCAGTCAGAACCGTACGGTTACTATTGCGCCTAACAGTCCAACCGCCGAACTGCGCGACGAAATCACGGCCGCCACGATGTCCTGATATCGCCGGCCAGCCGAAGAAGCCCATGCCGCCCGTGGGCAGGAGAACCGCAGATGGAACAGCGATATCCATCCCATTGACGCGGCTGGAGCGCTCGATCTCGAACAGCGGATCGGCAGAAACAGGCTCGGCACCGAAAGACAGGATTTCCGGCATGCCGAGTTCCGGCAGACGCAGGCTGAGCGCCAGTTGGCCAGAATCGATGGTAATAATCTCGCTCATCCCTTGGTCGCTCCAAGCGTCAGGCCGGCAATAAAATGCCGTTGCATCAGGAAAAACATTGCGACCGGCGGCAGCGCCGCGACGATCGAACCGGCGGAAACCAGGTGCCAGGCCGCGACCCACTGGCCGTTCAGCGAATAAAGGCCGGCCGTCACCGGCATGGCATGCTGGCCCTGCACCAGGACCGTCGCCCAAAAGTAGTCGTTCCAGACAAAGGTGAAGACGA includes these proteins:
- a CDS encoding SDR family NAD(P)-dependent oxidoreductase translates to MPDTSVMTSLGGHYRALVLGSSGGIGRAFVERLRSDPACADVIGLSRSDDRFDVTKEESVAAAAARFTEAERRFELVIVATGALVIDGNGPEKTIKAIRADVMAAQFALNAIGPALAIKHFAPLLSNEGKSVFTVLSARVGSIGDNRLGGWISYRSSKAALNQIMRTSAIEISRLRPKSVVVSLHPGSVDTGFSGGFSKGHDRVSPGESVENMLSVLDRLEPAQTGGFFAYDGQPVEW
- a CDS encoding alkaline phosphatase family protein: MTKVILIVLDGLRYDAARVCLGYLEGLVETGRAAVLKLRCELPAMSRPLYETLLTGRKPVDHGVVSNGVVRRSEGHNLFARCREAGKVTAAAAYHWVSELYLSCPFDRHRDRILIDGTGDITHGLFYWDDDYPDSHLFADAEWLIRAKQPDFLLLHPMNVDDAGHKHGGDSVGYRNAARTQGDLLARHLPGWLAAGYCIIVTADHGMGDDGNHAGPTAAETEVPFYSLGFRLGADAALSQIEIAGLICRLLEIDPGTMPVYVGPLSLD
- a CDS encoding beta-galactosidase, with product MLGVCYYPEHWDETRWETDARRMRELGISFVRIGEFAWSRLEPRRGEFDFAWLDRAMDILHAAGLKIVLGTPTATPPKWLVDEHPDIIPYDEQGRPRGFGSRRHYTFSSETWWTESARIVEIVAERYGHHPGLVGWQTDNEYGCHDTTVSWGPEDLKGFKSWLRLRYQSTDQLNEAWGSVFWSMELKSFDEVALPNLTVTEPNPATRLDFWRFHSDQVAAYDKMQCEIIRKHSPERWITHNFMGFVSDFDHFKVGDNLDLASWDSYPIGFVEKFPFSEVERNRWAETSHPDIAPYHHDLYRAVGKGRFWVMEQQPGPVNWAPWNPVPKPGMVRLWTWEALAHGADVVSYFRWRQATFAQEQMHAGLNLAGLDELSPGGLEAQRVAGELAALGPLPVTQQASVALVFDYQSYWTTMIQPQGKDFRYEELCFRWYEGLRRLGLDVDFVRPGASLDGYALVVVPCMTEVTEEARAALEAATGTVLIGARTGSRDRNFVIPSNLPPGPLGYATGNRVIQVSTLRPGLSDKVSGAIAGAGIRWRETLEASGEVLARFHNGDPALTKKGNILYLACWADEALLGSLLSLAAEKAKLETLPVPDYIRIRRRGDLTFAFNYGTENWALPAGSKPVLGGGVLEPQAVAVWRH
- a CDS encoding alpha-galactosidase, whose translation is MSEIITIDSGQLALSLRLPELGMPEILSFGAEPVSADPLFEIERSSRVNGMDIAVPSAVLLPTGGMGFFGWPAISGHRGGRDFVAQFGGWTVRRNSNRTVLTGVDAVACLSLAITLTAHASGLISMATTLTNTGHEDYQLDRCMSGTFLAPAGDVQVMSFTGIWGREFQTRRELLGNGTWIQENRRGRTSHDRFPMLFIESETQIFGVTLGFSGNHQIVIDRTDDGRRLVHLGELFEPGEIILGPGESYQSPIAYAGADTEDFHAFVREELTTWPSGTMSPRPVTLNTWEGNYFDHQMDSLKAQATAAAELGIERFVLDDGWFGKRDNDTTSLGDWDIDPRKYPSGLKPLVDHVTGLGMQFGIWFEPEMVNPVSELYKEHPDWALTIEGRPILESRTQLVLDVSRPDVSDYLFGKIDAVLSNHAVSYIKWDMNRDLTHAAGRDGKPKIAAQTRAVYALMDRVRAAHPDVEIESCASGGGRIDYGALARTHRVWTSDCTDALERLEIQRGASVFVPPEILGSHISASPNHQTGRRHSLSFRAIIALAYHLGVELNPLELTDEERSELKVYIETYKRLRDLFHAPGASFRIEPLDGRYVWGASSDERIVVIVAQGPQMVGEQPVPLRLPDSVTQIGGQWTIAKILPVEPSFIRISEGQKRLLSGNVSFDLNNAGLSGLPLPMLQPESALLLELIPSKGDKTHG
- a CDS encoding ABC transporter ATP-binding protein: MADVSLRGVKKQFGSLSVIKGVDLDVKDGEFCVFVGPSGCGKSTLLRMIAGLEDITSGGLSIGGKDMTSVGPSERGVAMVFQSYALYPHMTVEDNIGFGLKMTGHPKAEIAQRTAVAAKLLQLEPLLQRKPGQLSGGQRQRVAIGRAIVRNPEVFLFDEPLSNLDAALRVQMRTELSKLHQDLKATMIYVTHDQVEAMTMADKIVVLSAGKIEQVGSPLELYHRPNNLFVAGFIGSPKMNFLKVKVSSIDGGGAVVSLPGASISLPTGGRTVTSGEMTFGLRPEHVDATGKGDVVIEATVRYAEYLGSETLFFVTLADGSELAVKADGLATERPGDTLKLGINAKACHLFDKDGMAVVNGDLTR
- a CDS encoding SDR family oxidoreductase; translation: MADYPTPPFDQPKVPMPGQTADMNPRPDHGEKSYKGSGKLTGLKAIITGGDSGIGRAVAIAYAREGADVLISYIDEQTDAEETKRLVEEAGRKAVLVPGDIQNADHCRKIVDTAVDELGGLDILVNNAAHQATFDDITEIPDEEWELTFRVNIHAMFYLTKAAVPHMQKGGSIINTASINSDSPSPHLLAYATTKGAIQNFTAGLAQMLAEKGIRANCVAPGPIWTPLIPSTMPEDSVKNFGKQVPMGRPGQPAELQTAYVMLADPLSSYVSGATIAVTGGKPIL